From the Trichosurus vulpecula isolate mTriVul1 unplaced genomic scaffold, mTriVul1.pri scaffold_106_arrow_ctg1, whole genome shotgun sequence genome, one window contains:
- the LOC118833277 gene encoding LOW QUALITY PROTEIN: RNA-binding motif protein, X chromosome-like (The sequence of the model RefSeq protein was modified relative to this genomic sequence to represent the inferred CDS: deleted 1 base in 1 codon), whose amino-acid sequence MVEADRPGKLFIGGLTRATNETDLESVFGKYGRIVEVLLMKDRETNKSRGFAFVTFENPADAKDAARDLNGKSLDGKSIKVEQANKPSFERGGRRGPPPPRSRSPPRGPRHGRGGSGVARGPPRGGHMDDSRYSLNFIMGSSRAPPPVKRGPPPRSGGPLPKRSAPSGPVRSSSGMGGRGPVSHGRDNYGGPPRRKPVSSRRDVCMSSRDGSDSNKESDRDSNGRGRDRDSSDHPSGGSYRDSYESYGNSHTAPPARGPPPSYGESSLYDDYSGTRGGYDGSRESYSSSRTDIYSSGCHHIGRHWRGLLSSMDRGYRALRHSYRSSSPGAPRGGGCD is encoded by the exons ATGGTGGAAGCAGATCGTCCAGGGAAGTTATTTATAGGAGGCCTCACTAGAGCAACAAATGAAACCGATCTGGAATCAGTTTTTGGAAAATATGGCCGCATAGTAGAAG TTCTGTTGATGAAAGATCGGGAAACCAACAAATCCAGAGGCTTTGCTTTTGTTACTTTTGAGAATCCCGCTGATGCAAAAGATGCTGCAAGAGACTTGAATGGAAAG TCCTTAGATGGAAAATCAATTAAGGTGGAACAAGCCAACAAACCATCATTTGAAAGAGGTGGTAGGCGGGgcccacctcctccaagaagcagAAGTCCTCCAAGAGGTCCTAGACATGGAAGAGGTGGAAGTGGTGTAGCAAGAGGGCCACCTCGTGGAGGTCACATGG ATGACAGTAGGTATTCTCTTAATTTCATCATGGGTTCTTCCAGGGCTCCACCCCCAGTTAAAAGGGGTCCACCTCCACGAAGTGGGGGACCTCTGCCTAAAAGATCTGCACCTTCTGGACCAGTGCGTAGCAGTAGTGGAATGGGAGGAAGAG ggCCAGTGTCTCATGGAAGAGATAACTATGGAGGTCCTCCACGAAGAAAACCAGTGTCATCACGCAGAGATGTCTGTATGTCTTCAAGAGATGGTAGTGACAGTAATAAAGAGAG tgACCGTGATAGCAATGGCAGAGGTCGTGATAGAGACTCTTCAGATCATCCAAGTGGAGGATCCTACAGAGATTCTTATGAGAGTTATG GTAACTCTCATACTGCTCCTCCTGCTCGA GGTCCTCCTCCCTCTTATGGAGAAAGTAGCCTCTATGATGATTATAGCGGCACAAGAGGTGGATATGATGGAAGTCGTGAAAGTTACTCAAGCAGCAGAACTGACATCTATTCAAGTGGTTGTCATCATATTGGCAGACACTGGAGAGGGCTTCTGTCTTCAATGGATAGGGGATATCGTGCCCTTCGTCATTCATATAGGAGTTCAAGCCCTGGAGCGCCAAGAGGCGGTGGCTGTGACTGA